A single region of the Cucumis melo cultivar AY chromosome 3, USDA_Cmelo_AY_1.0, whole genome shotgun sequence genome encodes:
- the LOC103488119 gene encoding uncharacterized protein LOC103488119 — MVTDILLQIALILVMVVMFLAMHNIPQRYFAKLRLRFRSNVESKRHFVRGAQLLARARSAPSRSSATSLAEEVVAEANKAIALDPKDAAAHILKALALDVQGFKTSALESLDTALSPLVAKSLSDEERGDALFKRAELKMSTNRRALVDSALADLTESVTLSQNANSYYWLGKCYEMKKLREEAKKAYEEALNIEPRLSNAREALERLSSS; from the coding sequence ATGGTGACCGACATACTTCTTCAAATTGCTCTCATCCTCGTAATGGTTGTCATGTTCCTCGCTATGCACAACATTCCACAGAGATACTTCGCCAAGCTCCGATTGCGCTTCCGATCCAACGTCGAATCTAAACGCCACTTCGTGAGAGGCGCTCAGCTTCTCGCTCGAGCGAGATCTGCTCCGTCGCGCTCCTCGGCCACATCGTTAGCAGAAGAAGTCGTAGCGGAAGCCAATAAGGCCATAGCTCTCGACCCCAAGGATGCCGCCGCTCACATCCTCAAAGCTTTGGCTCTCGACGTTCAAGGGTTCAAAACCTCTGCTCTGGAATCGCTCGATACAGCTCTATCGCCGCTCGTCGCTAAGTCGCTCAGCGATGAAGAACGAGGCGACGCGTTGTTCAAGCGAGCTGAGTTGAAGATGTCCACGAATCGACGAGCCCTAGTTGACTCGGCTTTGGCTGATTTGACCGAGTCCGTGACACTGAGTCAGAATGCAAATTCCTACTATTGGTTGGGGAAATGCTATGAGATGAAGAAATTGAGAGAAGAGGCCAAGAAAGCATATGAAGAAGCTTTGAACATCGAACCACGATTATCCAACGCTAGGGAGGCATTGGAACGTCTATCATCGTCGTAA
- the LOC103488118 gene encoding double-stranded RNA-binding protein 1 translates to MPAKDNFQGVSNCYVFKSRLQEYAQKVGLPTPVYETIKEGPSHEPTFHSTVIVNDVRYDSLPGFSNRKAAEQSAAEVALMELSKSSDLNPHVSQPVHETGLCKNLLQEYAQKMNFAIPLYQCQKDDGPGRGSLFSCTVEIGGIRYIGAVAKTKKEAEIKAARTALLAIQSCPNSLSAKSVNQVQLTVIPSCKRKEAADCSVTPKSTAAPRAKKGRFKRGVLRKRGFRNGLVNLDFNNIDRSALEPFTTEAVQLPGYAGPVDLAKDTLPNSESRTTDLSSSNNDFLVSNVQSDMPPHVNSNFGNACSGTLNSNQVNCATSNVMSFPLTDVQPTCSEVGNVAAGVTGELQ, encoded by the exons ATGCCAGCCAAGGACAACTTTCAAG GTGTTTCAAATTGCTATGTTTTCAAAAGCCGACTGCAGGAATATGCACAAAAAGTGGGACTTCCCACACCTGTATACGAGACTATCAAAGAAGGTCCTTCCCATGAGCCAACTTTTCATTCTACGGTGATTGTTAATGATGTTAGATATGATTCTCTACCGGGATTTTCTAATCGCAAGGCAGCAGAGCAGTCAGCTGCTGAAGTAGCTCTTATGGAACTGTCTAAATCCAGTGATCTTAATCCACATGTCTCTCAACCCGTG CATGAAACAGGACTATGCAAAAATCTGCTTCAGGAGTATGCACAGAAGATGAACTTTGCAATCCCACTATATCAATGCCAAAAAGATGATGGTCCAGGCAGAGGATCCCTTTTCTCTTGTACTGTAGAAATTGGAGGGATCCGCTACATTGGTGCTGTagcaaaaacaaagaaagaagcAGAAATTAAAGCTGCAAGAACTGCTTTGTTAGCAATCCAATCTTGCCCGAATTCATTGTCTGCAAAATCTGTCAATCAAGTTCAGCTCACTGTGATCCCATCATGCAAGCGAAAAGAAGCAGCAGATTGCTCAGTTACACCAAAGTCCACTGCAGCGCCCAGAGCAAAGAAAGGTCGATTTAAGAGAGGAGTGTTAAGGAAGAGAGGCTTCAGAAATGGATTAGTCAATTTGGACTTTAACAACATTGATAGATCAGCCTTGGAACCTTTTACAACTGAGGCCGTCCAGTTGCCAGGGTATGCGGGACCTGTTGATTTAGCAAAAGATACTTTGCCGAATTCCGAGTCTAGAACGACTGATCTAAGCTCAAGTAACAATGACTTTTTGGTCTCCAACGTCCAAAGTGACATGCCTCCGCACGTAAATAGTAATTTCGGAAATGCTTGTTCGGGTACTCTCAATTCCAATCAAGTAAACTGTGCAACCTCTAACGTTATGAGTTTTCCTCTCACCGATGTTCAACCAACTTGTAGTGAAGTAGGGAATGTGGCTGCTGGAGTAACAGGGGAGCTTCAGTGA
- the LOC103488117 gene encoding VIN3-like protein 2 isoform X2 produces MSHACVSGYDIESGKGSNKMSMEKKKEIINEIAQKSKDATEILRSFTRRELLEIICAEMGKERKYTGYTKSQMIEHLLKLVSQKSENSSCPTLAFLRDKTQTSHKRPRKADQSSVVLLNSNNNASFETNEECSEVKICQNVACKAPLNPEFAFCKRCSCCICHCYDDNKDPSLWLTCCSDSSNENDSCGMSCHLECALKHERSGIVKNSLCEKLDGSFYCISCGKINGLMGSWRRQLLNAKEARRVDVLCLRLSLCHKILIGTNLYRELHKTVELAVNMLTNELGPLDEVCLRTARGIVNRLSCGAEVQKLCASAVEDFDSICRVPYRDCLQKRETLNCKILFEDSSPTSVMVVLQYDDHLVKDFLGCRLWHRKANVKDYPDQPSFIALKAEKKFKINDLFPSTEYYCKVSLFSGIQVFGVWEAKWVTPKLSTPCPTLGKHRSGEIRTIDLLHSRVDSKANLTNLHPWNGLNKSKWESHYKNSSPKNSITPMKPISVCPSTPCKTSETRILLGLNCKRRTEESDYDYSVRIVKWLEHDEHIDEDFRVKFLTWFSLKASVRDRRVVSAFIDALIDDPPSLAGQLSHTFMDEIFCNQKPTSKHEYCNWI; encoded by the exons ATGAGCCATGCTTGTGTTTCAGGTTATGATATTGAGTCTGGAAAAGGAAGCAACAAGATGAgtatggaaaagaaaaaggaaataattaatGAGATTGCTCAAAAGTCCAAAGACGCCACTGAAATCCTTAGGTCTTTTACCCGCAGGGAGCTACTTGAGATCATATGTGCTGAAATGGGGAAAGAAAGGAAGTACACAGGATATACAAAATCTCAAATGATAGAGCATCTTTTGAAGTTGGTTTCTCAGAAATCTGAGAATAGTAGTTGTCCTACTCTTGCTTTTTTACGAGACAAAACTCAAACCAGCCACAAGAGACCTCGAAAGGCAGATCAATCATCTGTTGTGCTTTTGAATTCGAATAATAATGCTTCCTTTGAGACCAATGAGGAATGCTCTGAAGTCAAAATTTGTCAGAATGTAGCTTGTAAAGCACCTCTAAATCCAGAGTTTGCTTTTTGCAAAAGATGTTCATGTTGCATTTGCCATTGTTACGATGATAACAAGGATCCAAGTCTTTGGCTGACCTGTTGCTCTGATTCTTCTAATGAGAACGACTCTTGTGGAATGTCATGTCATTTGGAGTGTGCCCTGAAGCATGAAAGATCTGGAATTGTAAAGAATAGTCTCTGTGAAAAATTGGATGGAAGTTTTTACTGCATATCGTGTGGAAAGATCAATGGATTGATGGG AAGTTGGAGAAGACAATTGTTAAATGCAAAGGAGGCCAGGAGAGTGGATGTACTATGCCTACGACTATCCTTGTGTCACAAGATTCTTATAGGGACAAATTTATACAGAGAACTCCATAAAACAGTAGAATTGGCCGTGAATATGCTGACAAATGAATTGGGGCCCTTAGATGAGGTTTGCTTGAGGACGGCAAGGGGTATTGTCAACCGTTTATCCTGTGGTGCGGAGGTCCAGAAACTGTGTGCTTCTGCAGTGGAGGACTTTGATTCTATATGTCGTGTTCCCTACAGAGATTGTCTGCAAAAGAGAGAAACATTGA ACTGCAAGATCCTATTCGAAGATTCTTCCCCTACATCCGTGATGGTTGTGCTGCAGTACGATGATCATTTGGTAAAAGACTTCTTAGGCTGTAGACTTTGGCATCGTAAAGCCAACGTGAAGGATTATCCGGACCAGCCTTCTTTCATTGCATTGAAGGCAGAAAAGAAGTTCAAGATCAATGATCTCTTTCCTTCAACTGAGTACTACTGCAAGGTTTCTCTATTTAGTGGCATACAAGTTTTTGGTGTTTGGGAAGCCAAATGGGTCACGCCCAAATTATCAACGCCATGTCCAACTTTGGGGAAGCATAGAAGTGGAGAAATTAGGACCATTGATCTACTTCATTCTCGGGTGGATTCTAAAGCCAACCTGACGAATCTTCATCCATGGAATGGACTCAACAAGAGCAAATGGGAAAGCCATTACAAAAACTCTTCTCCAAAGAACTCAATTACTCCAATGAAACCGATATCAGTTTGTCCTTCCACGCCCTGTAAAACAAGTGAGACACGCATCCTACTTGGGTTGAATTGCAAAAGGAGAACTGAAGAGTCTGACTACGATTATTCTGTTAGAATAGTGAAGTGGCTAGAACATGATGAGCACATCGATGAAGACTTTCGAGTGAAGTTCCTGACTTGGTTCAGCTTGAAAGCATCAGTAAGAGACAGAAGAGTTGTTAGTGCTTTTATCGATGCATTGATCGACGACCCGCCTAGCTTGGCAGGTCAGCTAAGTCATACCTTCATGGATGAGATCTTCTGTAACCAGAAACCTACTTCTAAGCACGAGTACTGCAATTGGATATAG
- the LOC103488117 gene encoding VIN3-like protein 2 isoform X1, producing MSEPEERFSGLDPAFAGYDIESGKGSNKMSMEKKKEIINEIAQKSKDATEILRSFTRRELLEIICAEMGKERKYTGYTKSQMIEHLLKLVSQKSENSSCPTLAFLRDKTQTSHKRPRKADQSSVVLLNSNNNASFETNEECSEVKICQNVACKAPLNPEFAFCKRCSCCICHCYDDNKDPSLWLTCCSDSSNENDSCGMSCHLECALKHERSGIVKNSLCEKLDGSFYCISCGKINGLMGSWRRQLLNAKEARRVDVLCLRLSLCHKILIGTNLYRELHKTVELAVNMLTNELGPLDEVCLRTARGIVNRLSCGAEVQKLCASAVEDFDSICRVPYRDCLQKRETLNCKILFEDSSPTSVMVVLQYDDHLVKDFLGCRLWHRKANVKDYPDQPSFIALKAEKKFKINDLFPSTEYYCKVSLFSGIQVFGVWEAKWVTPKLSTPCPTLGKHRSGEIRTIDLLHSRVDSKANLTNLHPWNGLNKSKWESHYKNSSPKNSITPMKPISVCPSTPCKTSETRILLGLNCKRRTEESDYDYSVRIVKWLEHDEHIDEDFRVKFLTWFSLKASVRDRRVVSAFIDALIDDPPSLAGQLSHTFMDEIFCNQKPTSKHEYCNWI from the exons ATGAGCGAACCTGAGGAGAGGTTTTCTGGTTTAGATCCAGCTTTCGCGG GTTATGATATTGAGTCTGGAAAAGGAAGCAACAAGATGAgtatggaaaagaaaaaggaaataattaatGAGATTGCTCAAAAGTCCAAAGACGCCACTGAAATCCTTAGGTCTTTTACCCGCAGGGAGCTACTTGAGATCATATGTGCTGAAATGGGGAAAGAAAGGAAGTACACAGGATATACAAAATCTCAAATGATAGAGCATCTTTTGAAGTTGGTTTCTCAGAAATCTGAGAATAGTAGTTGTCCTACTCTTGCTTTTTTACGAGACAAAACTCAAACCAGCCACAAGAGACCTCGAAAGGCAGATCAATCATCTGTTGTGCTTTTGAATTCGAATAATAATGCTTCCTTTGAGACCAATGAGGAATGCTCTGAAGTCAAAATTTGTCAGAATGTAGCTTGTAAAGCACCTCTAAATCCAGAGTTTGCTTTTTGCAAAAGATGTTCATGTTGCATTTGCCATTGTTACGATGATAACAAGGATCCAAGTCTTTGGCTGACCTGTTGCTCTGATTCTTCTAATGAGAACGACTCTTGTGGAATGTCATGTCATTTGGAGTGTGCCCTGAAGCATGAAAGATCTGGAATTGTAAAGAATAGTCTCTGTGAAAAATTGGATGGAAGTTTTTACTGCATATCGTGTGGAAAGATCAATGGATTGATGGG AAGTTGGAGAAGACAATTGTTAAATGCAAAGGAGGCCAGGAGAGTGGATGTACTATGCCTACGACTATCCTTGTGTCACAAGATTCTTATAGGGACAAATTTATACAGAGAACTCCATAAAACAGTAGAATTGGCCGTGAATATGCTGACAAATGAATTGGGGCCCTTAGATGAGGTTTGCTTGAGGACGGCAAGGGGTATTGTCAACCGTTTATCCTGTGGTGCGGAGGTCCAGAAACTGTGTGCTTCTGCAGTGGAGGACTTTGATTCTATATGTCGTGTTCCCTACAGAGATTGTCTGCAAAAGAGAGAAACATTGA ACTGCAAGATCCTATTCGAAGATTCTTCCCCTACATCCGTGATGGTTGTGCTGCAGTACGATGATCATTTGGTAAAAGACTTCTTAGGCTGTAGACTTTGGCATCGTAAAGCCAACGTGAAGGATTATCCGGACCAGCCTTCTTTCATTGCATTGAAGGCAGAAAAGAAGTTCAAGATCAATGATCTCTTTCCTTCAACTGAGTACTACTGCAAGGTTTCTCTATTTAGTGGCATACAAGTTTTTGGTGTTTGGGAAGCCAAATGGGTCACGCCCAAATTATCAACGCCATGTCCAACTTTGGGGAAGCATAGAAGTGGAGAAATTAGGACCATTGATCTACTTCATTCTCGGGTGGATTCTAAAGCCAACCTGACGAATCTTCATCCATGGAATGGACTCAACAAGAGCAAATGGGAAAGCCATTACAAAAACTCTTCTCCAAAGAACTCAATTACTCCAATGAAACCGATATCAGTTTGTCCTTCCACGCCCTGTAAAACAAGTGAGACACGCATCCTACTTGGGTTGAATTGCAAAAGGAGAACTGAAGAGTCTGACTACGATTATTCTGTTAGAATAGTGAAGTGGCTAGAACATGATGAGCACATCGATGAAGACTTTCGAGTGAAGTTCCTGACTTGGTTCAGCTTGAAAGCATCAGTAAGAGACAGAAGAGTTGTTAGTGCTTTTATCGATGCATTGATCGACGACCCGCCTAGCTTGGCAGGTCAGCTAAGTCATACCTTCATGGATGAGATCTTCTGTAACCAGAAACCTACTTCTAAGCACGAGTACTGCAATTGGATATAG
- the LOC103488117 gene encoding VIN3-like protein 2 isoform X3: MGKERKYTGYTKSQMIEHLLKLVSQKSENSSCPTLAFLRDKTQTSHKRPRKADQSSVVLLNSNNNASFETNEECSEVKICQNVACKAPLNPEFAFCKRCSCCICHCYDDNKDPSLWLTCCSDSSNENDSCGMSCHLECALKHERSGIVKNSLCEKLDGSFYCISCGKINGLMGSWRRQLLNAKEARRVDVLCLRLSLCHKILIGTNLYRELHKTVELAVNMLTNELGPLDEVCLRTARGIVNRLSCGAEVQKLCASAVEDFDSICRVPYRDCLQKRETLNCKILFEDSSPTSVMVVLQYDDHLVKDFLGCRLWHRKANVKDYPDQPSFIALKAEKKFKINDLFPSTEYYCKVSLFSGIQVFGVWEAKWVTPKLSTPCPTLGKHRSGEIRTIDLLHSRVDSKANLTNLHPWNGLNKSKWESHYKNSSPKNSITPMKPISVCPSTPCKTSETRILLGLNCKRRTEESDYDYSVRIVKWLEHDEHIDEDFRVKFLTWFSLKASVRDRRVVSAFIDALIDDPPSLAGQLSHTFMDEIFCNQKPTSKHEYCNWI; the protein is encoded by the exons ATGGGGAAAGAAAGGAAGTACACAGGATATACAAAATCTCAAATGATAGAGCATCTTTTGAAGTTGGTTTCTCAGAAATCTGAGAATAGTAGTTGTCCTACTCTTGCTTTTTTACGAGACAAAACTCAAACCAGCCACAAGAGACCTCGAAAGGCAGATCAATCATCTGTTGTGCTTTTGAATTCGAATAATAATGCTTCCTTTGAGACCAATGAGGAATGCTCTGAAGTCAAAATTTGTCAGAATGTAGCTTGTAAAGCACCTCTAAATCCAGAGTTTGCTTTTTGCAAAAGATGTTCATGTTGCATTTGCCATTGTTACGATGATAACAAGGATCCAAGTCTTTGGCTGACCTGTTGCTCTGATTCTTCTAATGAGAACGACTCTTGTGGAATGTCATGTCATTTGGAGTGTGCCCTGAAGCATGAAAGATCTGGAATTGTAAAGAATAGTCTCTGTGAAAAATTGGATGGAAGTTTTTACTGCATATCGTGTGGAAAGATCAATGGATTGATGGG AAGTTGGAGAAGACAATTGTTAAATGCAAAGGAGGCCAGGAGAGTGGATGTACTATGCCTACGACTATCCTTGTGTCACAAGATTCTTATAGGGACAAATTTATACAGAGAACTCCATAAAACAGTAGAATTGGCCGTGAATATGCTGACAAATGAATTGGGGCCCTTAGATGAGGTTTGCTTGAGGACGGCAAGGGGTATTGTCAACCGTTTATCCTGTGGTGCGGAGGTCCAGAAACTGTGTGCTTCTGCAGTGGAGGACTTTGATTCTATATGTCGTGTTCCCTACAGAGATTGTCTGCAAAAGAGAGAAACATTGA ACTGCAAGATCCTATTCGAAGATTCTTCCCCTACATCCGTGATGGTTGTGCTGCAGTACGATGATCATTTGGTAAAAGACTTCTTAGGCTGTAGACTTTGGCATCGTAAAGCCAACGTGAAGGATTATCCGGACCAGCCTTCTTTCATTGCATTGAAGGCAGAAAAGAAGTTCAAGATCAATGATCTCTTTCCTTCAACTGAGTACTACTGCAAGGTTTCTCTATTTAGTGGCATACAAGTTTTTGGTGTTTGGGAAGCCAAATGGGTCACGCCCAAATTATCAACGCCATGTCCAACTTTGGGGAAGCATAGAAGTGGAGAAATTAGGACCATTGATCTACTTCATTCTCGGGTGGATTCTAAAGCCAACCTGACGAATCTTCATCCATGGAATGGACTCAACAAGAGCAAATGGGAAAGCCATTACAAAAACTCTTCTCCAAAGAACTCAATTACTCCAATGAAACCGATATCAGTTTGTCCTTCCACGCCCTGTAAAACAAGTGAGACACGCATCCTACTTGGGTTGAATTGCAAAAGGAGAACTGAAGAGTCTGACTACGATTATTCTGTTAGAATAGTGAAGTGGCTAGAACATGATGAGCACATCGATGAAGACTTTCGAGTGAAGTTCCTGACTTGGTTCAGCTTGAAAGCATCAGTAAGAGACAGAAGAGTTGTTAGTGCTTTTATCGATGCATTGATCGACGACCCGCCTAGCTTGGCAGGTCAGCTAAGTCATACCTTCATGGATGAGATCTTCTGTAACCAGAAACCTACTTCTAAGCACGAGTACTGCAATTGGATATAG
- the LOC103488116 gene encoding GATA transcription factor 25 isoform X2, with the protein MYARAQPLTMGDQIADCGDSGEPLDNRLVRYGAHSLEDGGGVGGMVEVLNPDAVYVPAGDGSDLAVQRSDGSNQLTLSFRGQVYLFDAVSPEKVQAVLLLLGGCELSSGQQSVDLNALDFPGRSSQPQRAASLNRFRQKRKERCFEKKVRYGVRQEVALRMQRNKGQFTSSKKSDGSYSHGNVSELGQDESPPETSCTNCGISSMSTPMMRRGPSGPRSLCNACGLFWANRGTLRDLPKRSQDHPVTPAEQCESDGGKDLDCRHGNHAPSNLVSFSNGDNSALMAEH; encoded by the exons ATGTACGCACGCGCTCAACCGTTGACCATGGGCGACCAGATCGCCGACTGTGGCGACAGCGGCGAACCCTTGGATAATCGTCTCGTTAGATATGGAGCTCACTCTCTTGAAGACGGTGGTGGAGTAGGCGGCATGGTCGAGGTTCTCAACCCCGATGCTGTTTATGTTCCCGCCGGTGATGGGTCGGACTTGGCTGTTCAGCGTAGTGATGGTTCGAATCAGCTCACACTTTCATTCCGTGGTCAGGTTTATCTTTTCGACGCTGTCTCCCCTGAGAAG GTTCAAGCAGTTTTGCTGTTGTTGGGTGGTTGCGAATTATCTTCTGGTCAGCAAAGCGTGGATTTG AATGCTTTGGACTTCCCTGGACGGAGTAGTCAACCTCAGAGAGCAGCCTCGTTAAATCGGTTTCGACAGAAAAGGAAGGAACGATGTTTCGAAAAGAAAGTTAGATACGGTGTCCGTCAGGAGGTTGCTCTCAG GATGCAACGCAACAAAGGACAGTTTACTTCTTCCAAAAAGTCGGATGGTTCGTATAGCCATGGCAATGTCTCAGAGTTAGGTCAAGATGAAAGTCCACCAGAAACTTC ATGCACAAATTGTGGCATAAGTTCAATGTCAACCCCAATGATGCGGCGAGGACCATCTGGGCCTAGATCACTTTGCAATGCATGCGGGCTCTTTTGGGCAAACAGG GGAACTTTAAGGGATCTTCCAAAGAGAAGTCAGGACCATCCGGTGACCCCAGCAGAGCAG TGTGAAAGTGATGGTGGCAAGGACTTAGACTGCAGACATGGTAACCATGCGCCAAGCAATCTCGTTTCTTTCTCCAACGGTGATAACTCTGCTTTAATGGCTGAGCATTAG
- the LOC103488116 gene encoding GATA transcription factor 25 isoform X1, with the protein MYARAQPLTMGDQIADCGDSGEPLDNRLVRYGAHSLEDGGGVGGMVEVLNPDAVYVPAGDGSDLAVQRSDGSNQLTLSFRGQVYLFDAVSPEKVQAVLLLLGGCELSSGQQSVDLVNPNQRNALDFPGRSSQPQRAASLNRFRQKRKERCFEKKVRYGVRQEVALRMQRNKGQFTSSKKSDGSYSHGNVSELGQDESPPETSCTNCGISSMSTPMMRRGPSGPRSLCNACGLFWANRGTLRDLPKRSQDHPVTPAEQCESDGGKDLDCRHGNHAPSNLVSFSNGDNSALMAEH; encoded by the exons ATGTACGCACGCGCTCAACCGTTGACCATGGGCGACCAGATCGCCGACTGTGGCGACAGCGGCGAACCCTTGGATAATCGTCTCGTTAGATATGGAGCTCACTCTCTTGAAGACGGTGGTGGAGTAGGCGGCATGGTCGAGGTTCTCAACCCCGATGCTGTTTATGTTCCCGCCGGTGATGGGTCGGACTTGGCTGTTCAGCGTAGTGATGGTTCGAATCAGCTCACACTTTCATTCCGTGGTCAGGTTTATCTTTTCGACGCTGTCTCCCCTGAGAAG GTTCAAGCAGTTTTGCTGTTGTTGGGTGGTTGCGAATTATCTTCTGGTCAGCAAAGCGTGGATTTGGTAAATCCAAACCAGAGG AATGCTTTGGACTTCCCTGGACGGAGTAGTCAACCTCAGAGAGCAGCCTCGTTAAATCGGTTTCGACAGAAAAGGAAGGAACGATGTTTCGAAAAGAAAGTTAGATACGGTGTCCGTCAGGAGGTTGCTCTCAG GATGCAACGCAACAAAGGACAGTTTACTTCTTCCAAAAAGTCGGATGGTTCGTATAGCCATGGCAATGTCTCAGAGTTAGGTCAAGATGAAAGTCCACCAGAAACTTC ATGCACAAATTGTGGCATAAGTTCAATGTCAACCCCAATGATGCGGCGAGGACCATCTGGGCCTAGATCACTTTGCAATGCATGCGGGCTCTTTTGGGCAAACAGG GGAACTTTAAGGGATCTTCCAAAGAGAAGTCAGGACCATCCGGTGACCCCAGCAGAGCAG TGTGAAAGTGATGGTGGCAAGGACTTAGACTGCAGACATGGTAACCATGCGCCAAGCAATCTCGTTTCTTTCTCCAACGGTGATAACTCTGCTTTAATGGCTGAGCATTAG